Proteins encoded in a region of the Nonomuraea helvata genome:
- a CDS encoding MraY family glycosyltransferase: MREYLFMALISAAVTYLLVPLVRRFAIRIGAMPEIRDRDVHTTPTPRLGGLAMYGGLVVGLLLAGQLTHSSEALAGTGAQPVAALIIAGGLITFTGFLDDWWGMDAFIKLAGQVAAAGVLVFFNMRLTSIPLPEAWGGPTSVDYTLSTVITILVVVVTINAVNFVDGLDGLAAGIVCIAAMATWVYSIIISQKISGSNITATAAIVAVLIGTCLGFLPHNFHPAKIFMGDTGAMLIGLVLASSIVTVTPVDTTAISDMNEFPVVVPLLIPAAVLVLPLIDLITAVVRRTSQGLSPFAPDRGHLHHRLMDIGHSHRRSVLIMYAWTFLFSFLVVGLSWVGVPVLIFPAVIVLAIAVLILMAMPRWRGRGGAHTATPDDPDDDGGPPTGPMPPILPQDPQVKRQSPPSGSSSQERASAEGKPVIPAFPSRS, encoded by the coding sequence GTGCGCGAATACCTGTTCATGGCGCTCATATCGGCGGCGGTCACGTACCTGCTGGTTCCGCTGGTGCGCCGCTTTGCCATCCGCATCGGCGCCATGCCGGAGATTCGCGATCGTGACGTGCACACCACGCCGACGCCCAGACTGGGCGGCCTGGCCATGTACGGCGGGCTGGTCGTGGGGTTGCTGCTGGCCGGCCAGCTCACCCATTCGAGCGAGGCGCTGGCGGGCACCGGCGCCCAACCCGTGGCCGCCCTGATCATCGCGGGCGGGCTCATCACGTTCACCGGCTTCCTCGACGACTGGTGGGGCATGGACGCCTTCATCAAGCTCGCCGGGCAGGTCGCGGCGGCCGGGGTGCTGGTCTTCTTCAATATGCGGCTGACCTCCATCCCGCTGCCCGAGGCATGGGGCGGCCCGACCAGCGTCGACTACACGCTCAGCACGGTCATCACCATCCTGGTCGTGGTGGTGACGATCAACGCGGTCAACTTCGTCGACGGGCTCGACGGGCTGGCGGCCGGGATCGTGTGCATCGCGGCCATGGCAACATGGGTCTATTCGATCATCATCTCGCAGAAGATCTCCGGGAGTAACATCACCGCCACGGCGGCCATCGTCGCCGTCCTCATCGGCACGTGCCTGGGCTTCCTGCCGCACAACTTCCATCCCGCGAAGATCTTCATGGGCGACACCGGGGCCATGCTGATCGGACTGGTGCTCGCCTCCTCGATCGTCACCGTGACGCCGGTCGACACCACGGCGATCTCGGACATGAACGAGTTCCCGGTGGTGGTCCCGCTGCTGATCCCGGCGGCCGTCCTGGTGCTGCCGCTCATCGACCTGATAACCGCGGTCGTACGGCGCACGTCACAGGGCCTGTCGCCGTTCGCGCCCGACCGCGGTCACCTGCACCACCGGCTGATGGACATCGGCCACTCGCACCGGCGTTCCGTGCTGATCATGTACGCGTGGACGTTCCTGTTCTCGTTCCTCGTCGTGGGCCTGTCCTGGGTCGGCGTGCCCGTCCTGATCTTCCCGGCGGTCATCGTGCTCGCGATCGCCGTGCTGATCCTGATGGCGATGCCGCGCTGGCGGGGCAGGGGCGGTGCGCACACCGCGACGCCCGACGATCCCGACGACGACGGCGGCCCGCCCACTGGCCCGATGCCGCCGATCCTGCCGCAGGATCCGCAGGTCAAGCGGCAGTCGCCGCCCTCCGGCAGCTCCTCGCAGGAGCGCGCCAGCGCCGAGGGAAAACCGGTCATTCCGGCCTTTCCGAGCCGTTCTTGA